In Acipenser ruthenus chromosome 6, fAciRut3.2 maternal haplotype, whole genome shotgun sequence, the following proteins share a genomic window:
- the LOC117410642 gene encoding inhibitor of Bruton tyrosine kinase-like isoform X3, giving the protein MENHCCCFFSSNLSKPAIHGTKISQKQREIIAMAARECSSRARGGDSTPLKSSPSTLSKTEKAWATPLHGSPSPKSFLDLLMEEEETVRPVLSSGSVIKKVSFKDTEQHENEKKLPGWPAKSTHSIGDHIPTSAQADGYNPWLKPAVNSPPAVAPVTFAAIVEEEQQQEAALLRSREKPLALIQEQKEPKVPYSLIRNIKDEFCNAELKS; this is encoded by the exons ATGGAGaaccattgttgttgttttttttccagtaatcTTAGTAAACCTGCGATACATGGAACCAAGATTTCCCAGAAGCAAAGAGAAATTATTGCTATGGCAGCTAGAGAGTGCAGCTCAAGAGCAAGGGGTGGGGACAGCACCCCCTTGAAGTCCAGTCCATCCACACTGTCTAAGACTGAAAAAGCATG GGCGACTCCTCTGCACGGTTCTCCCTCCCCCAAGTCATTCCTGGATCTTctgatggaggaggaggagacagtAAGACCTGTTCTCTCATCCGGCAGTGTTATCAAAAAGGTTTCTTTCAAAGACACTGAGCagcatgaaaatgaaaagaagcTGCCCGG ATGGCCAGCCAAAAGCACCCACAGTATAGGTGACCACATCCCTACATCAGCACAAGCAGATGGCTacaa TCCCTGGTTGAAGCCTGCAGTGAACAGTCCTCCCGCAGTGGCTCCAGTTACTTTTGCAGCTATTGTGGAGGAAGAACAGCAACAGGAAGCTGCTCTTCTTAGAAGCAGAGAGAAGCCTTTGGCATTGATCCAG GAGCAGAAAGAACCAAAGGTGCCGTACAGCTTAATTCGGAACATCAAGGATGAATTTTGCAATGCAGAATTGAAAAGCTAA